One genomic segment of Carassius auratus strain Wakin unplaced genomic scaffold, ASM336829v1 scaf_tig00216618, whole genome shotgun sequence includes these proteins:
- the LOC113098722 gene encoding uncharacterized protein LOC113098722 translates to MKKMLLKSVLFWLCLWRLVGVFCSSVSQVELLVIVGESVTLNTGFTEIKWFNRIQWWFENNMIAGINVTAGSMTVYDDVLDGRFRDRLKLDSQTGSLTITNITEKHAGYYTVTTSEPVIIRFRLFVIEYVCDAEEISVTEGDSVTLNTGLTEISGNDRLFWDYEIDIAAKPIFERLLAQTIIRYTYGFELFDDGMKLDNQTGSLTIINITTKRAGIYTLNYQISGGNWSTKAFRVAVYGE, encoded by the exons ATGAAGAAAATGCTTCTCAAATCAGTATTGTTCTGGTTGTGTTTGTGGCGTCTGGTTG GAGTGTTTTGTAGTTCTGTCAGCCAGGTGGAATTGCTGGTGATAGTCGGAGAGTCTGTCACTCTTAACACTGGCTTTACTGAAATAAAGTGGTTTAACAGGATTCAGTGGTGGTTTGAGAATAATATGATTGCTGGTATCAATGTAACGGCCGGCAGCATGACTgtatatgatgatgttcttgacgggagattcagagacagactgaagctggacagtcaaactggatctctgaccatcacaaacatcacagagAAACATGCTGGATATTATACAGTAACAACCAGCGAACCAGTGATAATAAGATTCAGGCTCTTTGTCATTG AGTATGTTTGTGATGCAGAAGAAATATCAGTAACAGAGGGAGATTCTGTTACTCTAAACACTGGTCTTACTGAAATAAGTGGAAATGACAGACTGTTTTGGGATTATGAAATTGACATTGCTGCAAAACCTATATTTGAAAGACTTTTAGCACAAACTATAATCCGCTATACTTATGGGTTTGAGCTATTTGACGACGGAATGAAactggacaatcaaactggatctctgaccatcataaACATTACAACTAAACGTGCTGGTATTTATACACTCAATTACCAGATAAGTGGAGGAAATTGGTCAACAAAAGCATTCAGAGttgctgtctatggtgagtag